In Thermomicrobiales bacterium, the genomic stretch CCCGGCGTTTCGCTGTCGATGGGAGGAGCGGTTACCGCTCGATGGGGGCGCCGATGAGGGAGCCCCATTCGGTCCAGGAGCCGTCGTAGTTGCGGACATCGGGGACGCCGATGAGCTCGGTGAGGACGAACCAGGTGTGAGCGCTGCGCTCACCGATGCGGCAATAGGCGATGGCCGGTTTCTCCTGACTGACGCCTTTGCCGCCGTAGATGGCGACGAGCTCGTCGGCCGGTTTGAAGGTGCTGTCTTCGGCGACCGCGGTGGCCCAGGGGACGTTTTGCGCTCCGGGAACATGGCCGCCGCGCTGGGCGCCTTCTTGCGGCAGGTTGGCGGGCGCGAGCAGCTCGCCAGAGAACTCGCCTGGCGAGCGGACATCGATCAGGACGGTGCCGGCATTGCCGATGGTTTCGCGGACGTCGTCACGGTAGGCGCGCAACTCTGGCCGAGTGGTGGTGACGGTGTAGCGGGTCTCCGCCACGGTGGTGGGGTCGGTGGTCGTGTCGCCGTCGGACGCGATCCACTTGGCGCGGCCGCCGTCGAGCAGCTTGACACTGGCATGACCATAGTACTTGAAGAGCCAGTAGGCGAAGGCGGCGAACCAGTTGTGATTGTCGCCATAGAGGATGACGGTGGTGTCGGGACCGATGCCGGAGCGGGAGAGGAGCTCTTCCCATTCGGATTTGTCCGGGATGTCACGCGCGGGGTGTTGCTGGAGGTCGACCTGCCAGTTCCAGCCGACCGCGCCGGGGATGTGACCGCTTTCGTAGGCGGTGGTGTCGACGTCGACCTCGACGAGGCGGACATTTTGGTCGGCAGCGTGGGATTTGACCCAAGCGACATCGACGAGCGCGTCGGGATTTGCGTAGGTGGCCATGGGTACTCCTCATTGGGACTAGCGCGAATGAATAGTGGAGTTCTCTATCGAAAATAAGAGTACCAGATACGCGCAAGCGCGCTCTCGGCGTGAGCGAGCGTCTCTGTGCAGCGCGGTCGATGCTGGGCTGCTCGGTCCGGGAT encodes the following:
- a CDS encoding sulfurtransferase; amino-acid sequence: MATYANPDALVDVAWVKSHAADQNVRLVEVDVDTTAYESGHIPGAVGWNWQVDLQQHPARDIPDKSEWEELLSRSGIGPDTTVILYGDNHNWFAAFAYWLFKYYGHASVKLLDGGRAKWIASDGDTTTDPTTVAETRYTVTTTRPELRAYRDDVRETIGNAGTVLIDVRSPGEFSGELLAPANLPQEGAQRGGHVPGAQNVPWATAVAEDSTFKPADELVAIYGGKGVSQEKPAIAYCRIGERSAHTWFVLTELIGVPDVRNYDGSWTEWGSLIGAPIER